The following coding sequences are from one Mycobacterium bourgelatii window:
- a CDS encoding DHH family phosphoesterase, whose amino-acid sequence MTTTDPKTEPSRAARVDAVGAAKLLAAADRVAVISHVHPDADTIGAGLALALVLEDCNKGVEVSFAAPATLPESLRSLPGCHLLVSPDSMRRDADLVVTVDAPSVHRLGSLGDLVTADGQEVLVIDHHASNRMFGTANFVDVEADSTTMMVAEVLEAWGQPMDSRVAHCIYAGLTTDTGSFRWASPRALRLAAQLVEIGVDNAAVSRSLMDSHPFGWLPMLSRVLGSARLLPDAVGGRGLVYVVVDNQDWVSSRPEEVESIVDIVRTTQQAEVAAVFKEVDPQRWSVSMRGKNDIDLAAVASKFGGGGHRLAAGYSASGSIDNVVASLCAALG is encoded by the coding sequence GTGACGACGACCGACCCGAAGACTGAACCATCCCGGGCAGCCCGGGTCGACGCCGTCGGCGCCGCGAAACTACTGGCTGCGGCCGACCGGGTCGCGGTGATCTCTCACGTTCACCCCGACGCCGACACCATCGGCGCGGGTCTGGCGCTGGCCTTGGTGCTCGAGGATTGCAACAAGGGGGTCGAGGTCAGCTTCGCCGCGCCGGCGACGCTTCCGGAATCGTTGCGTTCGCTGCCCGGCTGCCATCTGCTGGTCAGCCCCGATTCGATGCGGCGCGACGCGGATTTGGTTGTCACTGTCGATGCTCCGAGCGTCCACCGGCTGGGCAGCCTTGGCGATCTGGTCACCGCCGATGGTCAGGAGGTGCTGGTGATCGACCACCATGCCTCCAACCGCATGTTCGGCACCGCGAACTTCGTCGACGTGGAAGCCGATTCGACCACGATGATGGTTGCCGAGGTGCTCGAAGCCTGGGGCCAGCCGATGGACTCCCGCGTCGCGCACTGCATCTACGCGGGGCTGACCACCGACACCGGATCTTTCCGCTGGGCCAGCCCGCGCGCCCTGCGGCTGGCGGCTCAACTGGTTGAGATAGGCGTGGACAACGCCGCCGTCAGCCGGTCACTGATGGACAGTCACCCGTTCGGGTGGTTGCCGATGCTGTCCCGGGTGCTGGGATCGGCGCGGCTGCTGCCGGACGCGGTGGGCGGACGCGGGCTGGTCTATGTCGTCGTCGACAACCAGGACTGGGTCTCCTCCCGTCCCGAGGAGGTCGAAAGTATCGTCGACATCGTGCGCACCACTCAGCAAGCCGAGGTGGCGGCCGTCTTCAAAGAGGTTGACCCGCAACGTTGGTCGGTGTCCATGCGCGGTAAGAACGACATCGATCTGGCGGCGGTCGCATCCAAGTTCGGCGGCGGCGGCCACCGACTGGCCGCCGGCTATTCGGCCTCCGGTTCGATCGATAACGTCGTCGCCTCCCTGTGCGCGGCTCTGGGCTGA
- the rbfA gene encoding 30S ribosome-binding factor RbfA encodes MADPARARRLAKRISTIVASAIEYEIKDPGLAGVTIVDTKMTADLHDATVYYTVMGPTLDDEPDYDAAAAALERAKGVLRSKVGAGTGVRFTPTLTFTRDTTSDNVLRMEELLARARAADEDLARVRVGAKPAGEADPYRAGGPQGSEGASADPEDPGDDDRPED; translated from the coding sequence ATGGCTGACCCAGCCCGCGCACGTCGGCTGGCCAAGCGGATCAGCACGATCGTCGCTTCGGCGATCGAATACGAGATCAAGGATCCGGGGCTGGCCGGGGTGACCATCGTCGACACCAAGATGACGGCCGACCTGCACGATGCGACCGTGTACTACACCGTTATGGGCCCGACGCTGGACGACGAGCCGGATTACGATGCGGCCGCGGCAGCACTCGAGCGTGCCAAGGGAGTACTTCGTTCTAAGGTGGGTGCGGGCACGGGAGTGCGTTTTACTCCCACGCTGACCTTTACTCGGGACACCACTTCCGACAATGTGCTTCGGATGGAAGAGTTGTTGGCTCGGGCCCGTGCCGCGGACGAGGATCTGGCGCGAGTACGAGTCGGTGCAAAGCCGGCGGGGGAGGCCGATCCTTACCGGGCGGGGGGCCCACAAGGATCTGAAGGAGCATCAGCTGACCCCGAGGACCCTGGTGACGACGACCGACCCGAAGACTGA